One Oncorhynchus kisutch isolate 150728-3 linkage group LG13, Okis_V2, whole genome shotgun sequence DNA window includes the following coding sequences:
- the tssk6 gene encoding testis-specific serine/threonine-protein kinase 6, with the protein MYTEKVLREMGYKLGATIGEGSYSKVKLASSQKHNSEVAIKIVDRKKAPHDFVHKFLPRELTLLRGVRHNNIVHVHEFIEVCNGRLYIVMEAAATDLLQKIQEVNSIPIAQAKTMFSQIVSAVNYLNQNNIVHRDMKCENVLLTRDNQVKITDFGFGRFAKGYPELSSTYCGSAAYAPPEVLLGVPYDPKKYDVWSLGVILYVMVTGCMPYDDSNVSKLPRAQRKALVYPDDVTVEEPCQQLIAYLMQFSPSNRPTIQQVAEQSWLQ; encoded by the coding sequence ATGTACACAGAGAAAGTTCTGCGCGAGATGGGCTACAAGTTGGGAGCAACAATCGGCGAGGGAAGCTACTCCAAAGTGAAATTAGCCAGCTCCCAGAAACACAATTCTGAGGTGGCCATAAAAATTGTGGACCGCAAAAAGGCTCCCCACGACTTCGTCCACAAGTTTCTACCCAGGGAGCTGACACTTTTGAGGGGAGTGAGACATAACAATATTGTACATGTGCACGAATTCATTGAGGTTTGCAACGGCCGACTATACATAGTGATGGAGGCGGCAGCGACGGATCTTCTCCAGAAAATCCAAGAGGTCAATTCCATCCCAATAGCCCAAGCCAAGACCATGTTTTCCCAGATTGTCAGCGCTGTGAACTATCTCAATCAAAACAACATCGTCCATCGGGACATGAAATGTGAGAATGTGCTGCTGACTAGGGACAACCAAGTAAAGATCACAGACTTTGGTTTTGGGAGGTTTGCTAAGGGCTACCCTGAGCTGAGCAGCACCTACTGTGGTTCAGCGGCCTACGCCCCACCGGAGGTACTCCTCGGAGTTCCATACGACCCTAAGAAATATGATGTGTGGAGCTTGGGTGTGATTCTCTATGTCATGGTCACTGGGTGTATGCCGTACGACGATTCCAATGTCAGCAAACTCCCGCGGGCTCAGCGCAAGGCCTTGGTCTACCCGGACGACGTCACCGTGGAAGAGCCATGCCAGCAGTTAATTGCCTATCTGATGCAGTTCAGCCCTTCTAACCGCCCGACAATCCAACAGGTGGCAGAGCAGTCTTGGTTGCAATAA